One genomic window of Quercus robur chromosome 6, dhQueRobu3.1, whole genome shotgun sequence includes the following:
- the LOC126732530 gene encoding transcription factor RADIALIS-like yields the protein MESCPLSFPNFNSSWTAKQNKLFENALAIYYKETPDRWHNIAKVIGGTTEEEVKRQYEILLEDIKCIESGKVPLPNYRKIGGSSGLNNVSNQEERLKNLKLE from the exons atggaatCTTGCCCTCTTTCTTTCCCCAACTTCAATTCAAGTTGGACAGCCAAGCAAAACAAACTGTTTGAAAATGCTTTGGCAATATATTACAAGGAAACCCCAGACCGTTGGCACAACATAGCCAAGGTTATTGGAGGTACAACTGAAGAGGAAGTGAAGAGGCAGTATGAGATTTTATTAGAGGACATCAAGTGCATTGAGTCAGGGAAGGTGCCTCTTCCTAATTACAGGAAAATTGGAGGAAGCAGTGGATTAAATAACGTTAGCAATCAAGAAGAAAG GCTGAAGAACTTAAAGCTCGAATGA
- the LOC126732532 gene encoding uncharacterized protein LOC126732532 isoform X1, with amino-acid sequence MWLRGFSSVPIKEKKKWDALVIGAGHNGLIAATYLARGGLTVAVLERRHVIGGAAVTEEIIPGFKFSRCSYLQSLLRPSIVRELELVKHGLKLLKPLCTSFTPCLDGRYLLLWPNDDQNYLEISKFSKRDADAYPRYESQLHKFCKFMDFLLESHAPETLHGDSYLIDWLRDKLHKSVFWTRCLQHALSLGQKDLVDFMDLLLSPTSKVLNMWFESDVVKATLAADSIIGTMASIHTPGSGYVLLHHVMGETDGERNIWSHVEGGMGSVSLAISKAAKEAGVHILTNAEVSKLMIGDSGIVNGVLLTDGEQFCSSIILSNATPYKTFMELVPQNFLPDGFVRAIKNSDYRSGTTKINVAVDKLPQFKSCRLNYPEVGPQHTATIRIGSESMEQIGAACQDAWNGLPSRTPVMEMTIPSSLDKTLSPPGKHVVGLFTQYTPYKPLDGSWEDPIYRESYAQRCFNLIDEYAPGFSSSVIGYDMLTPPDLEREFSLTGGNIFHGAMGLDSLFLMRPIKGWSDHRTPIRGLYMCGSGSHPGGGVMGAPGRNAAHVVLQDVKKRSR; translated from the exons ATGTGGCTAAGAGGCTTCAGCAGCGTTCCGatcaaggagaagaagaagtggGACGCGCTGGTCATCGGCGCCGGCCACAACGGCTTGATAGCCGCCACTTACCTGGCGCGCGGCGGCCTAACGGTGGCTGTTCTCGAGCGACGCCACGTCATCGGCGGCGCAGCCGTGACGGAGGAGATCATCCCTGGCTTCAAGTTCTCTCGCTGCAGCTACCTCCAAAGCCTCCTCCGCCCCTCCATCGTTAG AGAATTAGAGTTGGTGAAACATGGGCTGAAGTTGTTGAAGCCACTGTGTACATCGTTTACACCTTGTCTTGATGGGCGTTATCTTCTGCTGTGGCCAAACGACGACCAGAATTATTTGGAGATTTCAAAGTTCTCTAAACGAGACGCAGATGCTTATCCCAG ATATGAAAGTCAACTGCATAAGTTCTGTAAATTCATGGATTTTCTTTTGGAATCACATGCCCCTGAAACTCTGCATGGGGATTCATATTTGATTGATTGGCTGAGGGATAAGTTGCACAAATCAGTTTTCTGGACCCGTTGTCTACAGCATGCTCTTTCCCTAGGGCAAAAAGATCTGGT GGACTTTATGGACCTTTTACTTTCCCCAACGTCAAAGGTTCTGAATATGTGGTTTGAG TCAGATGTGGTGAAGGCAACACTTGCAGCAGATTCTATTATTGGAACTATG GCAAGTATCCATACACCTGGGAGTGGATATGTTCTGCTACATCATGTTATGGGTGAAACCGATGGTGAACGAAATATTTGGTC GCACGTTGAAGGTGGGATGGGTTCTGTGTCTTTGGCCATTAGTAAGGCTGCTAAAGAAGCTGGTGTTCATATTCTAACCAATGCGGAG GTTTCAAAATTGATGATTGGAGACTCCGGCATAGTAAACGGG GTGTTGCTGACTGATGGGGAAcaattttgttcttcaattaTTTTGTCAAATGCAACCCCTTACAAGACTTTCAtg GAGTTGGtccctcaaaattttcttcctGATGGTTTTGTACGAGCTATCAAGAACTCTGATTATAGATCT ggaacaacaaaaattaacgTAGCCGTTGATAAATTGCCTCAGTTCAAGTCTTGCAGATTGAATTATCCAGAGGTGGGTCCTCAGCATACAGCCACCATTCGCATTGGTTCAGAAAG TATGGAGCAGATTGGTGCAGCATGTCAAGATGCTTGGAATGGTTTACCATCACGAACGCCTGTAATGGAAATGACAATTCCTTCTTCATTGGACAAGACCTTATCCCCACCTG gTAAGCATGTCGTTGGCTTGTTTACACAATACACACCTTATAAACCCTTGGATGGTAGCTGGGAAGATCCCATATATAGA GAATCATATGCACAAAGATGCTTCAACTTGATTGATGAATATGCTCCTGGCTTCAGCTCATCAGTCATCGGCTATGACATGCTAACACCACCAGATCTTGAAAGAGAATTCAGTCTGACAG GGGGGAATATTTTTCACGGTGCTATGGGTCTGGATTCACTCTTCTTGATGCGACCCATTAAAGGATG GTCAGATCATAGGACACCAATTAGAGGGCTGTATATGTGTGGAAGTGGATCACATCCTGGAGGTGGCGTAATGGGTGCACCTGGCCGTAATGCTGCACATGTTGTTCTTCAGGATGTTAAGAAGCGTTCTCGTTAG
- the LOC126732532 gene encoding uncharacterized protein LOC126732532 isoform X2, translated as MWLRGFSSVPIKEKKKWDALVIGAGHNGLIAATYLARGGLTVAVLERRHVIGGAAVTEEIIPGFKFSRCSYLQSLLRPSIVRELELVKHGLKLLKPLCTSFTPCLDGRYLLLWPNDDQNYLEISKFSKRDADAYPRYESQLHKFCKFMDFLLESHAPETLHGDSYLIDWLRDKLHKSVFWTRCLQHALSLGQKDLVHVEGGMGSVSLAISKAAKEAGVHILTNAEVSKLMIGDSGIVNGVLLTDGEQFCSSIILSNATPYKTFMELVPQNFLPDGFVRAIKNSDYRSGTTKINVAVDKLPQFKSCRLNYPEVGPQHTATIRIGSESMEQIGAACQDAWNGLPSRTPVMEMTIPSSLDKTLSPPGKHVVGLFTQYTPYKPLDGSWEDPIYRESYAQRCFNLIDEYAPGFSSSVIGYDMLTPPDLEREFSLTGGNIFHGAMGLDSLFLMRPIKGWSDHRTPIRGLYMCGSGSHPGGGVMGAPGRNAAHVVLQDVKKRSR; from the exons ATGTGGCTAAGAGGCTTCAGCAGCGTTCCGatcaaggagaagaagaagtggGACGCGCTGGTCATCGGCGCCGGCCACAACGGCTTGATAGCCGCCACTTACCTGGCGCGCGGCGGCCTAACGGTGGCTGTTCTCGAGCGACGCCACGTCATCGGCGGCGCAGCCGTGACGGAGGAGATCATCCCTGGCTTCAAGTTCTCTCGCTGCAGCTACCTCCAAAGCCTCCTCCGCCCCTCCATCGTTAG AGAATTAGAGTTGGTGAAACATGGGCTGAAGTTGTTGAAGCCACTGTGTACATCGTTTACACCTTGTCTTGATGGGCGTTATCTTCTGCTGTGGCCAAACGACGACCAGAATTATTTGGAGATTTCAAAGTTCTCTAAACGAGACGCAGATGCTTATCCCAG ATATGAAAGTCAACTGCATAAGTTCTGTAAATTCATGGATTTTCTTTTGGAATCACATGCCCCTGAAACTCTGCATGGGGATTCATATTTGATTGATTGGCTGAGGGATAAGTTGCACAAATCAGTTTTCTGGACCCGTTGTCTACAGCATGCTCTTTCCCTAGGGCAAAAAGATCTGGT GCACGTTGAAGGTGGGATGGGTTCTGTGTCTTTGGCCATTAGTAAGGCTGCTAAAGAAGCTGGTGTTCATATTCTAACCAATGCGGAG GTTTCAAAATTGATGATTGGAGACTCCGGCATAGTAAACGGG GTGTTGCTGACTGATGGGGAAcaattttgttcttcaattaTTTTGTCAAATGCAACCCCTTACAAGACTTTCAtg GAGTTGGtccctcaaaattttcttcctGATGGTTTTGTACGAGCTATCAAGAACTCTGATTATAGATCT ggaacaacaaaaattaacgTAGCCGTTGATAAATTGCCTCAGTTCAAGTCTTGCAGATTGAATTATCCAGAGGTGGGTCCTCAGCATACAGCCACCATTCGCATTGGTTCAGAAAG TATGGAGCAGATTGGTGCAGCATGTCAAGATGCTTGGAATGGTTTACCATCACGAACGCCTGTAATGGAAATGACAATTCCTTCTTCATTGGACAAGACCTTATCCCCACCTG gTAAGCATGTCGTTGGCTTGTTTACACAATACACACCTTATAAACCCTTGGATGGTAGCTGGGAAGATCCCATATATAGA GAATCATATGCACAAAGATGCTTCAACTTGATTGATGAATATGCTCCTGGCTTCAGCTCATCAGTCATCGGCTATGACATGCTAACACCACCAGATCTTGAAAGAGAATTCAGTCTGACAG GGGGGAATATTTTTCACGGTGCTATGGGTCTGGATTCACTCTTCTTGATGCGACCCATTAAAGGATG GTCAGATCATAGGACACCAATTAGAGGGCTGTATATGTGTGGAAGTGGATCACATCCTGGAGGTGGCGTAATGGGTGCACCTGGCCGTAATGCTGCACATGTTGTTCTTCAGGATGTTAAGAAGCGTTCTCGTTAG
- the LOC126732532 gene encoding uncharacterized protein LOC126732532 isoform X3, which translates to MWLRGFSSVPIKEKKKWDALVIGAGHNGLIAATYLARGGLTVAVLERRHVIGGAAVTEEIIPGFKFSRCSYLQSLLRPSIVRELELVKHGLKLLKPLCTSFTPCLDGRYLLLWPNDDQNYLEISKFSKRDADAYPRYESQLHKFCKFMDFLLESHAPETLHGDSYLIDWLRDKLHKSVFWTRCLQHALSLGQKDLVDFMDLLLSPTSKVLNMWFESDVVKATLAADSIIGTMASIHTPGSGYVLLHHVMGETDGERNIWSHVEGGMGSVSLAISKAAKEAGVHILTNAEVSKLMIGDSGIVNGVLLTDGEQFCSSIILSNATPYKTFMELVPQNFLPDGFVRAIKNSDYRSGTTKINVAVDKLPQFKSCRLNYPEVGPQHTATIRIGSESMEQIGAACQDAWNGLPSRTPVMEMTIPSSLDKTLSPPGKHVVGLFTQYTPYKPLDGSWEDPIYRWCRTDSLIAI; encoded by the exons ATGTGGCTAAGAGGCTTCAGCAGCGTTCCGatcaaggagaagaagaagtggGACGCGCTGGTCATCGGCGCCGGCCACAACGGCTTGATAGCCGCCACTTACCTGGCGCGCGGCGGCCTAACGGTGGCTGTTCTCGAGCGACGCCACGTCATCGGCGGCGCAGCCGTGACGGAGGAGATCATCCCTGGCTTCAAGTTCTCTCGCTGCAGCTACCTCCAAAGCCTCCTCCGCCCCTCCATCGTTAG AGAATTAGAGTTGGTGAAACATGGGCTGAAGTTGTTGAAGCCACTGTGTACATCGTTTACACCTTGTCTTGATGGGCGTTATCTTCTGCTGTGGCCAAACGACGACCAGAATTATTTGGAGATTTCAAAGTTCTCTAAACGAGACGCAGATGCTTATCCCAG ATATGAAAGTCAACTGCATAAGTTCTGTAAATTCATGGATTTTCTTTTGGAATCACATGCCCCTGAAACTCTGCATGGGGATTCATATTTGATTGATTGGCTGAGGGATAAGTTGCACAAATCAGTTTTCTGGACCCGTTGTCTACAGCATGCTCTTTCCCTAGGGCAAAAAGATCTGGT GGACTTTATGGACCTTTTACTTTCCCCAACGTCAAAGGTTCTGAATATGTGGTTTGAG TCAGATGTGGTGAAGGCAACACTTGCAGCAGATTCTATTATTGGAACTATG GCAAGTATCCATACACCTGGGAGTGGATATGTTCTGCTACATCATGTTATGGGTGAAACCGATGGTGAACGAAATATTTGGTC GCACGTTGAAGGTGGGATGGGTTCTGTGTCTTTGGCCATTAGTAAGGCTGCTAAAGAAGCTGGTGTTCATATTCTAACCAATGCGGAG GTTTCAAAATTGATGATTGGAGACTCCGGCATAGTAAACGGG GTGTTGCTGACTGATGGGGAAcaattttgttcttcaattaTTTTGTCAAATGCAACCCCTTACAAGACTTTCAtg GAGTTGGtccctcaaaattttcttcctGATGGTTTTGTACGAGCTATCAAGAACTCTGATTATAGATCT ggaacaacaaaaattaacgTAGCCGTTGATAAATTGCCTCAGTTCAAGTCTTGCAGATTGAATTATCCAGAGGTGGGTCCTCAGCATACAGCCACCATTCGCATTGGTTCAGAAAG TATGGAGCAGATTGGTGCAGCATGTCAAGATGCTTGGAATGGTTTACCATCACGAACGCCTGTAATGGAAATGACAATTCCTTCTTCATTGGACAAGACCTTATCCCCACCTG gTAAGCATGTCGTTGGCTTGTTTACACAATACACACCTTATAAACCCTTGGATGGTAGCTGGGAAGATCCCATATATAGA TGGTGCCGTACAGATTCATTGATTGCTATATAA
- the LOC126732535 gene encoding uncharacterized protein LOC126732535 isoform X1, producing the protein MWRRCFSSSSSATATSALKDKKWDALVIGGGHNGLTSAAYLARAGLSVAVLERRHVIGGAAVTEELIPGFKFSRCSYLQSLLRPSIIRELELRRHGLKLLKRSPSSFTPCLDGRYLLLGPDKDLNHSEISKFSKQDADAYPRYENQLENFCKFMDPLLDSAPPESLQGVSSFKDRFKNGIQKSSFWAHCLRQAITLGQKDMVDFMDLLLSPASKVLNNWFETDVLKATLATDAVIGTTGSVHTPGSGYVLLHHVMGETDGDRGIWSYVEGGMGSVSLAISNAAKEAGAHIVTSAEVSQLLVEDSGAVNGVLLADGTPVRSSVVLSNATPYKTYMDLVPRDVLPDDFLRAIKYSDYSSATTKINLAVDKLPQFQCCKIGHPDAGPQHVGTIHIGSESMEEIHSACQDSANGIPSRRPVIEMTIPSVLDKTISPPGKHVINLFIQYTPYNPSDGSWGDPAYRESFTQKCFTLIDEYAPAFSSSVIGYDMLTPPDLEREIGLTGGNIFHGAMGLDSLFLMRPVKGWSNYRTPLQGLYLCGSGAHPGGGVMGAPGRNAAQLVLQDVNKS; encoded by the exons ATGTGGCGAAGGTGCTTTAGCAGCAGCAGCAGCGCAACCGCAACGAGCGCGTTGAAGGACAAGAAATGGGACGCGCTGGTCATCGGCGGCGGCCATAACGGCCTAACATCCGCCGCGTACCTAGCACGCGCCGGACTCTCCGTCGCCGTCCTCGAGCGTCGCCACGTCATCGGCGGCGCCGCCGTGACCGAAGAACTCATCCCTGGCTTCAAATTCTCCCGCTGCAGCTACCTCCAGAGTCTCCTCCGCCCCTCCATCATCAG AGAGTTAGAGTTACGGCGACATGGATTGAAGCTCTTAAAGAGGAGTCCATCTTCGTTTACGCCTTGTTTGGATGGACGCTATCTTCTGTTGGGACCTGATAAGGACCTTAATCATTCTGAGATTTCCAAGTTCTCCAAACAAGACGCCGATGCTTATCCAAG ATATGAAAATCAGCTAGAGAACTTCTGTAAATTTATGGATCCGCTTTTGGATTCAGCACCTCCTGAATCTTTGCAAGGTGTTTCATCTTTCAAGGATCGTTTCAAGAATGGAATACAAAAATCATCGTTTTGGGCTCATTGTTTGCGGCAGGCTATCACCTTGGGCCAAAAGGATATGGT GGACTTTATGGACCTTTTATTGTCCCCAGCATCGAAGGTTTTGAATAACTGGTTTGAG ACAGATGTTCTGAAGGCAACGCTTGCAACAGATGCTGTAATAGGAACCACG GGGAGTGTCCATACACCTGGGAGTGGATATGTTCTACTTCATCATGTGATGGGAGAAACTGATGGCGATCGTGGAATTTGGTC GTATGTGGAAGGTGGGATGGGCTCGGTATCCTTGGCTATCAGTAATGCTGCTAAGGAAGCTGGGGCTCATATTGTCACAAGTGCAGAG GTTTCACAATTGTTGGTTGAAGACTCTGGTGCAGTGAATGGG GTATTGCTGGCTGATGGTACACCAGTGCGTTCTTCAGTTGTTTTATCAAATGCAACCCCTTATAAAACTTACATG GATTTAGTGCCTAGAGATGTTCTTCCTGATGATTTCCTCCGTGCCATTAAGTACTCTGACTATAGTTCT gcaacaacaaaaataaacttaGCAGTTGATAAATTGCCCCAGTTTCAATGCTGCAAGATAGGCCATCCTGATGCTGGTCCTCAGCATGTTGGCACCATTCATATTGGGTCTGAAAG TATGGAGGAAATTCACTCAGCCTGTCAAGATTCTGCCAATGGAATACCATCACGAAGACCAGTCATTGAGATGACAATTCCCTCTGTACTTGACAAGACAATATCTCCACCAG gTAAGCATGTGATCAACCTGTTCATTCAATACACACCATATAATCCATCGGATGGTAGCTGGGGAGATCCTGCTTACAGA GAATCATTCACACAAAAATGTTTTACCTTGATTGATGAATATGCCCCTGCATTTAGCTCATCGGTCATTGGCTATGACATGTTGACTCCACCAGATCTTGAAAGGGAAATTGGTCTGACAG GAGGGAATATCTTCCATGGTGCTATGGGTTTggattctctctttctcatgcGGCCGGTAAAAGGATG GTCAAATTATAGGACTCCACTCCAAGGGCTGTACTTGTGTGGGAGCGGGGCCCATCCTGGTGGTGGTGTGATGGGTGCACCTGGGCGTAATGCTGCACAGCTAGTTCTTCAAGATGTCAACAAATCATAA
- the LOC126732535 gene encoding uncharacterized protein LOC126732535 isoform X3, whose product MWRRCFSSSSSATATSALKDKKWDALVIGGGHNGLTSAAYLARAGLSVAVLERRHVIGGAAVTEELIPGFKFSRCSYLQSLLRPSIIRELELRRHGLKLLKRSPSSFTPCLDGRYLLLGPDKDLNHSEISKFSKQDADAYPRDFMDLLLSPASKVLNNWFETDVLKATLATDAVIGTTGSVHTPGSGYVLLHHVMGETDGDRGIWSYVEGGMGSVSLAISNAAKEAGAHIVTSAEVSQLLVEDSGAVNGVLLADGTPVRSSVVLSNATPYKTYMDLVPRDVLPDDFLRAIKYSDYSSATTKINLAVDKLPQFQCCKIGHPDAGPQHVGTIHIGSESMEEIHSACQDSANGIPSRRPVIEMTIPSVLDKTISPPGKHVINLFIQYTPYNPSDGSWGDPAYRESFTQKCFTLIDEYAPAFSSSVIGYDMLTPPDLEREIGLTGGNIFHGAMGLDSLFLMRPVKGWSNYRTPLQGLYLCGSGAHPGGGVMGAPGRNAAQLVLQDVNKS is encoded by the exons ATGTGGCGAAGGTGCTTTAGCAGCAGCAGCAGCGCAACCGCAACGAGCGCGTTGAAGGACAAGAAATGGGACGCGCTGGTCATCGGCGGCGGCCATAACGGCCTAACATCCGCCGCGTACCTAGCACGCGCCGGACTCTCCGTCGCCGTCCTCGAGCGTCGCCACGTCATCGGCGGCGCCGCCGTGACCGAAGAACTCATCCCTGGCTTCAAATTCTCCCGCTGCAGCTACCTCCAGAGTCTCCTCCGCCCCTCCATCATCAG AGAGTTAGAGTTACGGCGACATGGATTGAAGCTCTTAAAGAGGAGTCCATCTTCGTTTACGCCTTGTTTGGATGGACGCTATCTTCTGTTGGGACCTGATAAGGACCTTAATCATTCTGAGATTTCCAAGTTCTCCAAACAAGACGCCGATGCTTATCCAAG GGACTTTATGGACCTTTTATTGTCCCCAGCATCGAAGGTTTTGAATAACTGGTTTGAG ACAGATGTTCTGAAGGCAACGCTTGCAACAGATGCTGTAATAGGAACCACG GGGAGTGTCCATACACCTGGGAGTGGATATGTTCTACTTCATCATGTGATGGGAGAAACTGATGGCGATCGTGGAATTTGGTC GTATGTGGAAGGTGGGATGGGCTCGGTATCCTTGGCTATCAGTAATGCTGCTAAGGAAGCTGGGGCTCATATTGTCACAAGTGCAGAG GTTTCACAATTGTTGGTTGAAGACTCTGGTGCAGTGAATGGG GTATTGCTGGCTGATGGTACACCAGTGCGTTCTTCAGTTGTTTTATCAAATGCAACCCCTTATAAAACTTACATG GATTTAGTGCCTAGAGATGTTCTTCCTGATGATTTCCTCCGTGCCATTAAGTACTCTGACTATAGTTCT gcaacaacaaaaataaacttaGCAGTTGATAAATTGCCCCAGTTTCAATGCTGCAAGATAGGCCATCCTGATGCTGGTCCTCAGCATGTTGGCACCATTCATATTGGGTCTGAAAG TATGGAGGAAATTCACTCAGCCTGTCAAGATTCTGCCAATGGAATACCATCACGAAGACCAGTCATTGAGATGACAATTCCCTCTGTACTTGACAAGACAATATCTCCACCAG gTAAGCATGTGATCAACCTGTTCATTCAATACACACCATATAATCCATCGGATGGTAGCTGGGGAGATCCTGCTTACAGA GAATCATTCACACAAAAATGTTTTACCTTGATTGATGAATATGCCCCTGCATTTAGCTCATCGGTCATTGGCTATGACATGTTGACTCCACCAGATCTTGAAAGGGAAATTGGTCTGACAG GAGGGAATATCTTCCATGGTGCTATGGGTTTggattctctctttctcatgcGGCCGGTAAAAGGATG GTCAAATTATAGGACTCCACTCCAAGGGCTGTACTTGTGTGGGAGCGGGGCCCATCCTGGTGGTGGTGTGATGGGTGCACCTGGGCGTAATGCTGCACAGCTAGTTCTTCAAGATGTCAACAAATCATAA
- the LOC126732535 gene encoding uncharacterized protein LOC126732535 isoform X2: protein MWRRCFSSSSSATATSALKDKKWDALVIGGGHNGLTSAAYLARAGLSVAVLERRHVIGGAAVTEELIPGFKFSRCSYLQSLLRPSIIRELELRRHGLKLLKRSPSSFTPCLDGRYLLLGPDKDLNHSEISKFSKQDADAYPRYENQLENFCKFMDPLLDSAPPESLQGVSSFKDRFKNGIQKSSFWAHCLRQAITLGQKDMVDFMDLLLSPASKVLNNWFETDVLKATLATDAVIGTTGSVHTPGSGYVLLHHVMGETDGDRGIWSYVEGGMGSVSLAISNAAKEAGAHIVTSAEVLLADGTPVRSSVVLSNATPYKTYMDLVPRDVLPDDFLRAIKYSDYSSATTKINLAVDKLPQFQCCKIGHPDAGPQHVGTIHIGSESMEEIHSACQDSANGIPSRRPVIEMTIPSVLDKTISPPGKHVINLFIQYTPYNPSDGSWGDPAYRESFTQKCFTLIDEYAPAFSSSVIGYDMLTPPDLEREIGLTGGNIFHGAMGLDSLFLMRPVKGWSNYRTPLQGLYLCGSGAHPGGGVMGAPGRNAAQLVLQDVNKS from the exons ATGTGGCGAAGGTGCTTTAGCAGCAGCAGCAGCGCAACCGCAACGAGCGCGTTGAAGGACAAGAAATGGGACGCGCTGGTCATCGGCGGCGGCCATAACGGCCTAACATCCGCCGCGTACCTAGCACGCGCCGGACTCTCCGTCGCCGTCCTCGAGCGTCGCCACGTCATCGGCGGCGCCGCCGTGACCGAAGAACTCATCCCTGGCTTCAAATTCTCCCGCTGCAGCTACCTCCAGAGTCTCCTCCGCCCCTCCATCATCAG AGAGTTAGAGTTACGGCGACATGGATTGAAGCTCTTAAAGAGGAGTCCATCTTCGTTTACGCCTTGTTTGGATGGACGCTATCTTCTGTTGGGACCTGATAAGGACCTTAATCATTCTGAGATTTCCAAGTTCTCCAAACAAGACGCCGATGCTTATCCAAG ATATGAAAATCAGCTAGAGAACTTCTGTAAATTTATGGATCCGCTTTTGGATTCAGCACCTCCTGAATCTTTGCAAGGTGTTTCATCTTTCAAGGATCGTTTCAAGAATGGAATACAAAAATCATCGTTTTGGGCTCATTGTTTGCGGCAGGCTATCACCTTGGGCCAAAAGGATATGGT GGACTTTATGGACCTTTTATTGTCCCCAGCATCGAAGGTTTTGAATAACTGGTTTGAG ACAGATGTTCTGAAGGCAACGCTTGCAACAGATGCTGTAATAGGAACCACG GGGAGTGTCCATACACCTGGGAGTGGATATGTTCTACTTCATCATGTGATGGGAGAAACTGATGGCGATCGTGGAATTTGGTC GTATGTGGAAGGTGGGATGGGCTCGGTATCCTTGGCTATCAGTAATGCTGCTAAGGAAGCTGGGGCTCATATTGTCACAAGTGCAGAG GTATTGCTGGCTGATGGTACACCAGTGCGTTCTTCAGTTGTTTTATCAAATGCAACCCCTTATAAAACTTACATG GATTTAGTGCCTAGAGATGTTCTTCCTGATGATTTCCTCCGTGCCATTAAGTACTCTGACTATAGTTCT gcaacaacaaaaataaacttaGCAGTTGATAAATTGCCCCAGTTTCAATGCTGCAAGATAGGCCATCCTGATGCTGGTCCTCAGCATGTTGGCACCATTCATATTGGGTCTGAAAG TATGGAGGAAATTCACTCAGCCTGTCAAGATTCTGCCAATGGAATACCATCACGAAGACCAGTCATTGAGATGACAATTCCCTCTGTACTTGACAAGACAATATCTCCACCAG gTAAGCATGTGATCAACCTGTTCATTCAATACACACCATATAATCCATCGGATGGTAGCTGGGGAGATCCTGCTTACAGA GAATCATTCACACAAAAATGTTTTACCTTGATTGATGAATATGCCCCTGCATTTAGCTCATCGGTCATTGGCTATGACATGTTGACTCCACCAGATCTTGAAAGGGAAATTGGTCTGACAG GAGGGAATATCTTCCATGGTGCTATGGGTTTggattctctctttctcatgcGGCCGGTAAAAGGATG GTCAAATTATAGGACTCCACTCCAAGGGCTGTACTTGTGTGGGAGCGGGGCCCATCCTGGTGGTGGTGTGATGGGTGCACCTGGGCGTAATGCTGCACAGCTAGTTCTTCAAGATGTCAACAAATCATAA